The Streptomyces sp. NBC_00576 genome contains the following window.
GGTCCGCAGGCCGATGACACCGTCGGGCACGAGTCTGCTGGGGCTGGTGAAGCATCTGGCGTCGGTCGAGTACGGCTGGTTCGTGGAGACGTTCGGCCGCGAGACGGAGCCTTTCTGGTTCGACCCGTACCTCGGCGAGGACATGACCGCGGGCCCCGACGAGACCACCGCCCAGATCACCGACTTCTACGCCCGCGCCCGCGCCGCCGCCGACCGCGTACTGACGGAACTCCCCCTGGACACCCTGGGCAAGCCGACGTGGCGGGACGACGAGTGCTCGCTGCGCTGGGTCCTGGTCCGTATGACGGCGGAGACGGCGCGGCACGCGGGGCACATGGACGTCGTGCGGGAGCTGATCGACGGGGCGACGGGCGAGTACGAACCGTCATGACGCGTGTCATGAACTGCCATTGCCTGCCTTTGCCTGCCCTGACAGTTCATGACCTGTCGGCGTCCAGGACGAGCATGAGGTGCTCGTTGTCGCCGTGGCGGACCGTGCCGGTGCGACGGAAGCCGTGTTTTTCGAGGAGACGGACCGAGGCGGTGTTCTCGGCGAAGGGATCGGCGTAGAGGGGCCGATTGGTCTCGCGCCGCAGAAACAGCCCGAGGGCGACGCTCCCGACGCCCCGCCCCCAGTACGGCCGCCCGAGCCAGTACCCGACGAAGCGATGTCCGCCGACGCCCTGCTCGCCCTCCCACCAGGCGACGATGTGGCCGGCGGGCTCACCGTCCACGGTGACCGTCTGCACGAACACGGTGCTGTCGCCCAGGATCTTCGACTTCCAGTGCGCCATGAAGGCGTCCCGCGGCCGGGGCGTGAACCGCGACCGCCGGACGGCCTCGGAGTCGTTCTCGTACGCGAGCAGAAACTCCAGGTCGGCTTCCACGACGTCGCGGAGCTGTACGTCATCGGTTTCGGTCATGGTGGGGAGTCTGGCAGGGGCCACTGACATTGCCGGGATGGCGAGCGGGGCCTGGGGAACAGCGGGTCCGGGGAACCGGGTCACCGGGTCACCGGGTCACCGGGTCACCGGGTCACCGGTGTCAGGGGAACCGGAGTCAGGGGACGAGCGCCCGGACTTCCTCGGCGACGAACCGTACGAAGCCCTCGGGGTCGGGCTCGTCCCCGGTCGGCTGCACGATGACAGTGTCGGCCCCGGCCTCGACGAGGCGCCCCACGGCCTTGGCAACGGCACCGGCGTCCCCGGCGACGCCGAGATCGGGGACGGAGGCCAGTCCTTCGGCAGCGAGTTCGGCACGGAGCCGGTCGTCGGCGTCGACCCCGGTGGCGACGAGGAGATAGACGACGACACGATGGGTCTGCCCCGCCGCGTCCGTCCGGCCGGCGGCCACCCGCCCCTCCTCGATCAGCTGCCGGGCCTGACGCACCCCGTCGGGAGCGGTACCGGCATGGAGAACGGTCCCGTCCGCCACCTCCCCGGCCAGCCGGAGCGAACGGGGCCCGGTGGCCCCGGCGAGAAGGGGCAGCCCGGGCTCGGGCGGCCAGTCGAGGCCGACGTCGTCCAGCTTCACGTACCGCCCCTCGGCGGTGACCCGTTCACCGTCGAGCAGTGCGCGCAACGCGAGCAGATACTCCCGCAACAGAGTGAGCGGCGACGCGACCCGCGCCCCGACCTGCCCCATCCAGTCCTGCACACCGTGCCCGAGGCCGAGGATGGCCCGCCCCGGGAACAGACGGTGCAGGGTGGCGGCCTCCATCGCGGTCAGGGCGACATTCCGGAGCGGTACGGGGAGCAGGCCCACCCCGACTCGGACGCGCTCGGTCCAGGCGAGGGCAGCCGCGGCAGCGGAGATACCTCCCTCGCGGAAACAGTCCTCCCAGAGCCACAGCTCCTCGATCCCGGTGGCGTCGGCGAGTTGGGCGAGGGCACGCAGCCGCTCGGGCGGGAGTTGGGGGCGGAAGACGACGCCGAGGGTGGTCATAGGGCCTTCCTATCGAGCGGGGCTGCGCAGTACAACACCATTACTGGCCGTCGCTGCTGACACGCTCGTACCGCAGGAGTACGACGCCGTTGCCGAAGGTACGTGACTCGATGAGCCGGAGCCGGATGAAGCTGTCGGCCTGGAGGAAGAGCGGCCTGCCGCGTCCGATCAGCACGGGATGAACGCACAGCTGAAACTCGTCAATAAGGTCGTGCCGCATGAACTCGGCGGCAAGCTCGGCCCCACTGACCGCGAGATCCCCGCCCGGCTGCTCCTTGAGCGCCCGAATATCCTCCGGAACGACCTCCCGCACGATGGTGGTGTTCCAGTCGGCATGCTCCAGGGTCCGGGAGAACACGTACTTGGGCATGTCCCGCCAGATACCGGCGAACTCGACCATGGTTTCCGTCGTGCTGCCGGGGTCGGAGTCCGCAGTGGGCCAGAAGTCGGCCATGAGCTGATGGGTGACACGCCCGCTGAGGAAGGCACCCATGGCTTTGGTCCGCAGATTGAAGTACCGGTGAAGTTCTTCGTCGACCATATGCCAGTCGATCTCGCGGTTGGGACCCTCGAAGTATCCGTCGAGGGAGACGGACATCATCAATACGACTTTCCGCACGGCACACACACCTCACCGATTATTAGCGGCACTGGGACTCACGGTACTAACCGAATCTCCCTCAAGGTGCTGTTGCCACGCGCACTTTCACGTAGTTAGCGTCCCGGAGTCCAGGGGATTCTCAAAGCTGACTGTCTCGGCGATCTGTTGAAGAATCGCGCGATATTCTGCTCGGCGGGCCACCGCAGTCGTACTGACTGTAAGAACGGCCAAGCGCTTGCAATCAGGATGTGGCAGATGCGCATGAATCTGGATAAGGGGCTGCTGTGGAAGGCCGCTCTCGATTGAAGGCTTGAGCGTAGTCTCACTGATCGTCGCAGGCCCACAAGGGAGTTCGAGGAACTCGATGCCTGTGTGCCCGTCGGTGGATGTCACCGCGCGTGCCGCCGTGACGCCGCGCGGGGCGACGGCCGTGTCACGCCAGGAGATCGTGAAGAAGGAGAGCAGCGGGTGGTTGCCGCTCGCGCCTGTCTCGCCCACGTCGTCACGGTGCAGGCCGATGGAGCAGTGCACCGTACCGATCTCGCGGAGAGCTCCCAGCAGCTGCTGTCCCGACGCGACGTTGGCGATGAACTGTTGGCGTACCAGGTCATTAGGCGCCGAGTCGAGAAATGGAGCGATGGCTACGCGCAGGCTGTCAGCGGCTGGGGAGCCGGGCGCGGAGAGAAAGGCTTCGAAGGGGAGGGCAGTAAATCCGGCGAGTTCGGCAAACCAGAGTTCCGCTTGAGGGTCATTGACGGAGTTATGCAGGACAAACATGGGAGTCTTCACGATACATTCCGAACGCATATCAGGAATGGGCAGGGTAAATACCTACGCTTCGACCGCGCTCGATGTCCTCCGGAGTAGCACCCCAGTCCGCAAGACCCTGGCCGCCCACTACCTCTGTCCGCTGTTCAAGAACTTGCATACGACGAGGCGCATCTTCATCGTGAGTGGATGCGGCGATAAGTCCGATGAAGCGCGGATCGCCAGCGAACCAGATAACACTAATCTGCGACTTCAGTTGCGGCTTGGCTCGGGGAGCCATCCGGCGGTGCCACCATTCTGTACGAAGATGCTGAGAGAAAACTAGGGCAAGTAGCTGATCGGGCCGAGCAGGGTTGGGGAACTCAAACCAACCGTGATGCTTGTCGGGCACGTCGGGATGGCCACTCAATCCATGTGGAGCATCGCGCATTGCCTGCCACGGATAGGTCCGCAGAATGCGCCGCATGCGAAACGCCGGAGGAAAGTAGCGCAGCTGAGTTACGGCTCGATAGAAACAATATCCGAGAGGCAACACGAAAAGGAAAACGAACCCTGGTGACAAGAACACGATAAGCACATACAGCAGGCCGACCCAAGCGGCAATCCAGCCGATGAAGCCAGCAACATTCATCGCCATGTGCACCGTCCAAGCCCGACGGGTGGCTGAATTCTCCCAGGCAATCGGGTGGTCAGTGGGAGTCATGGACTGTACCTCTCCAATCAGGAAGCGTCAGAAGACATGGCGGACGAGATCGAGGATGCCACCGTTGTCGAGGATGAGACGTGCGCCGTCGATGCCGGCAACGGCTCCGTCCTTGACGCCATCGTCGTCCGCGTCCACCGCACTGTTGTACAGGCCGAAGCCCCCAGTACCTACGCCGACCGCACTCGATGTCACTGCGACCGCTTTGGCCGCCGCTTCGGGATTGCTAAAGCCTCGCACCGCCCGAGCAATGAGCGGGTTGTCCAACTGGGCGATGCCTCCCATGCTGTCCATTGTCTTGGTACCGAACGTGGCCATCTTCTGCCCGAGTGAGAGCACTTCACTCCCCGTCCGCACAGCCGTCACTGTCCCCTTGACCCCGACAACTGCCGCCCCGATTCCTGGCAGCATGCCCATCGCGTCTGCCCCCACCGACACCGCGTTGCTCCAGAAATCAGCGTCGAACTCCCCCTTGGTGAAGCCGTCCTTCAAGGACGCCCATGTTTCGGGATCCGCAGAGAGTCGATATCCCAACGCAGTTGCGCTCAGAGCAGACGCTGTGAGCATCAGCGCCGCTACCATCGCGATTCCCAGCGGACCAGCGAATACGATGGCCACCAATCCGATGACTCCTGCCACGAAGCTCAGGATGTCTGGAAGGTTGTCCTCGATCCAATCAAGGGCGTCGTCGAACCACCCCGGCTCGTGCGGAGCCAGTTTCTTCGTCGCGTCGTGGATCTTCGACGCCCGGTACTTCGCCTTGTCCTCGTGCTCTTCCGCCAGCGTCCGGGCCCTACCGCGAACCTTCTCCAGCTCGGCCTCGGCCTCTTCCACATCCGAGTTCGCGCGGCTCAGCGCCTTCTTCGCGGCGTCGTGATCGGCGCCTTTCTTGTCCAGGCCCGGAGCATCGCCGGCCTCGGTCGCGCGCCCCTTCGCGCGGTCCACCGCGTCCTGGGCTGCCTTTGCGTCCTCTTCGAGACGCTTCGCACGACGCTGGAAGTCGTCGAGTTCGTCCTCCCAGCTGCCCAGTTGCCTGGCCGCCTTACGGATGGAGTGCGCCGCGTTCTTCAGGTTGAGCGGCAGCGGGCCACCGTCGAGCTGCTCCCGGAAGGCGACGGCCGCGTCACCTTCCCAGTAGCTGCCGTCCATCAACTTGGTGACCAGCTCATGCGCTTCTTCGAGCACCTTCGCGCAACTGGAGAGCTTCTTGTGCAGCCCTCGCACTGTCTCAGTGTCGCCCGGCACGGGGTTGAACCCCAGGTGATGGTAGTTGGGATTCGGGAGGGGCGGATATGACTTCAGGCCCTGCGGAAGATCGCCGTTCCTGCGGGCCTGGGAGTCCGGGTAAGGGGAAGGCTCAACCCCGGGTGCGAGCGTCATTTTTTGGCTCCGCCCTTGCCATCCCGGGCCTTCTTCAAAGCCTCTTCAAGCGCCTTGTCGACCTCACGGTAACTGTCCTTGCTCTTCCCGATGATGTCGGCAAGATCATCGGTCTGTTTACCGATCTCCTCGGCTCCGTACTTCCAGTCCTCCTGGAAGTCTTGGCATGCGGAGTCTAGATCGTCCGTGCCGAGCCCGCTGACATTGGCATCACTCAGCGCCTTACGCAGGCCCTTCAAAGAATTGCTGGATTTCTTAAGCAACTTCATGAAGTGCGCGAGCTCATCGCCATCAACGGCCAACCGGTCCGCCACACGCCCGTCCCTTCTCCCTATCCCCTGCTGCCATGAGTAGGGCACTGGCAGGGAACTCTAACCGTGCCGCTTGTGAGACATCGCGTGGATGCCCGCCTCCTACACGGAAGTGGGCATCTCGCGACAGTTCCTTCACGTAGCTCAGCGGTTGACGGCCTGGATCTCCTGTACGACAACATCCTGGGTTGCGCCGAAGCTGCCGTCGGGAAGGTCAGCGCCGGCGCCACCGGAACCGGTCCAGGTGATCTTCCAGGTGACCGTCGCACTGAGCGGGTACGAGGCGTCACCCGAGGAGCGCAGGTATTTCACACCGCAGGGCGGAGTGTCGTGGGCCTTGCCCTGGGCGTAGGGCTCGCCGATGCTGCCGTTGTTGATCTCGCAGGCGCCGGAAGCCGGGTAGGTCATCGCGTCCGCAGTGCCTGGCTCGATCCTGAGTGACACTGGCGTTGCCGTCGCGGTCGCGTACAAATTGAGCACCGGTACGGACGCCGTGACGGAGACCGGCTTGAAGTCAGCACCGTCCAGCCAGGCCCAGGTCGGAAGATTGACCTTGGTGGCGCCGGCGGGGGCGAGGGTCACCTTGGTGGAGGGGACGCGGATTTCGTTGTAGGCGAGTCCGGCGAGGATTTCCGGGGTGACGACGTTGTCGATGTCGGCGGGCGGGGCGTCGCCGGTGTCGACCCAGAAGTAGTCCTTGGTGCAGGCGTCCCAGCCCGGCGGGTAGGACTTGTTGACATACGAGCCCCACCAATAGCCCTTGCCGGTCTTGTCCTTGTTGAAGTCCTTCGAGTGGTCGTCCTCGTTGAGGAACGTCTTCCGCTGCTCGGCATCCCACTCATACCCCGTGGACTCCGCCTGCCAGACCGGCTCCTTGACCTTCTGGAGCTGCTCGGGCGTGTACGTCGGGGCATACCAGCAGGCGGGCGGCGTCCAGGACGTCGTTGGCGTCAACGCGCCCGAGGAATTGCCGCTGCCGTTCTTCGAGCGGTCGAAAACAACACCACCTGCGGACACAGAAAGGTTGCCAGCGCCGTCGGCATCGGCTTTCTGGTTCGTCTGGCCGTCAGTGCCGCCGAATCCCTTCTCGGCGTGTGCGGGAGTGGCAACTGCCAGGACCAGGGCCGTCAGTCCTGAAACGAGCAGGTGTTTTCGCTGAATCAAGGCTGGCACTTTGCGCTCCCCCGCTGCGAGTCCAGAGTCTCGGTGACCCAGACGCCGTTCTTGTTCTTGCGCAGCGTGCTGGCATAGATGACGTAGCTGTCCTTCGTGACCGGCGTGACGTCTGTCTTGCCGGTTTTCAAGAACTTGTTGTACGCCTTGCTCTGGTCCTCGCAGTACAGGAGGGCAGCGGTGCCATCACTCTTGACCGTCACGCTTTCGTTGTAATAGCGGGTCAGGCCTGTTGTGCGCGCCTTGTGGTCGACGAACTCCTGGATGTACGCCTGGCTTCCAGCTGCTGCTGTGCCCTCGGAGTAGAAGCGGTAAGCCGTGTGAAGCGGGTCCTGCTCAGCAATGGCCAAGTCCACGGCCTTGATGCGCTGTTCGGCATCGTCGAGCACAGCGTCCTTGTCCGCGTTGCCGGTCTTCGTCCACTCGAAGCTGTACGTGACATCCGACGGCAATGCGATCTTCGGGCGGTCATGGGTCGCCGAGGCTGAGGCACTCGGGGATGCTGGCGCCTCGCTTCCGGTGTCGGCTCCCGCGATCTTGTCGTTGTCCTTGCTGTTGGAACTGTCATCACTCCCGCATGCGGACAGTGACAGGGCCGCAGCAGCGGTCAGCGCGATCGCTGCGAGCAACATGGGACGGCGGGTCACGGTCAACTCCCGGTGGGGCGAGGGTTCTCATTGGCGAACCAACGCTATCCGTCCGCGTCGGGAGAGACCATGTTGAAGCCTGTCAACCATCAGGACGTATGTGAACAAACCGGCCAACATTCAGCCCGCTAGGCCTACAACAGTTACATAACGCGGCGGCCTGCTCACCACTGAGCGCAGTGAGCAGGCCGTTTAACGGTTGCACGGCAAAGTGGGCGAAGAGGTGCTCAGCGGCCTACGCCACCCGCTCCCCGAAGGTCAGGGCATTGACGCCGTCGACCCGGCATGCAGATTCACCGCGCCAACCAGCGCTCCAGCCAACCGGGCCAGAAGGCCAACAACGACAGGCAACATGCCGCCCAACTCCAGCACCTCCACCACGTCAATGGTCATCCCAAGGCGCTCGCCCAGTGCCCACCGAGACACACCCCGAACACAGGCATCACCTCGCGTCGCGATTACCGCGTCCGGTCCTGCTTCACTCATTCGCACCCTCCCCCCGGCACCCCGTACGTCCGCGCCCCCGACCTCGGCAGCACCGCCCACAAACGCGTACCGCCACCCGGCTCCCGGGCGGCATCGAAGCCCCAGTTGCCCTGACAGGCGCGCACAACACAGGCCAGCACCCGCAGGGTCGCGCGGCGCCTGGCGTCGCAGGCTGCCGACAAGCGGGGGTGGGCGTGTCGGGGGTGGGCGTCGTAGAGGATCACGCGCAGCGCTCCGTCGCGATAACGGAGCGAGACGTAGATGTCGTCGGCGGTTGTGAAACGGCAGGCGCAGGACGTCAGTTCGCTCACGACCTGGACCGCCGCGTCGGTTACGTCGTGCAGGCCGTGCATGCGCAGCACCGTGCGGGCGGCCGCCCTCGCGATCGCCGCGCTCGTCGGCGCGGCGGGCAGGGTGAGGCTGTACGCGAGTTTCTCCGGCTCGGGTGGCGCGGTGGGCAGGAGGTCGTTGGACAGTGGGCAGGTGATTGCGAGGGCAGCTGTAGTCATGGCAACTCCATTGCGCGAGTGGCGCGTTCGAAGGCGATTCGACGCGCGTGCGGTACATGCAGCCGGCGGCCCGTCTCCCTGACGTGAGCCTGCCCCTCCAGGGAAGGAGGTGCGAGCAGGCACACGTGATGCACTTCCGGCAGTGCGTTGTGTAGTCACTACGTCACCGAAGGTAAAGGTATTGGAGTCACAGTGTCCATCGATTCAGTGATAATTACCCCCTACCGAGTGGACCGGGGGAATGCCTGGTGGGCAGACTGTGAGCCATCCAGGCCTAGAGGGGATGGCATGTCGACCAGGACCACGCCAACAGAGCGGCAGAAACGGCTCGGTGCCGAGATGCGCAAGATGCGTCTCGCGGCCGGCTGTACGACCGAGTACGCAGCCGGTCTGCTCGGGATCGACCGGACCAGGCTGTCCAACATGGAGTCCGGGATCCGGCCCTTCTCAGCCGAACGGGTCCGCACGCTCGCCTGCAACTACAGCTGCACGGACGCTCGTTACGTCGAGGCGCTCTCATCCTTGGCCGACATGGTCGGCAGCAAGGAACGCGGGTGGTGGGAGAAGCACCGGGGCAGCTTGCCCGCCGGGCTGCTCGACATCGCGGAGTTGGAGTGGCACGCCGCGCGCGTACGCACGGTCCAGATCATGCACGTACCAGGACTGCTCCAGACCGAGGAATACGCTCGCGCGGTCTTCGCCGCGGTCCTACCGCCCCTGTCCAGACTGCAGATCGAGTTGCGTGTCGCCCACCGCTTGGAGCGTCAACAGGTCTTCGCGCGTCCCCAGCCAGTCCCGTACGCCGCCTATGTCCACGAAGCGGCCCTCCGTATGCCGTTCGGCGGTTCCGAAGTGACTCGGGATCAACTGAAGCGCATGTGCGCGGCGTCCGAGCAAGAGAACGTGGAGGTGCGAGTCATCCCGTTCACCGTGAGCGGCTTCCCCGGAGCGGGACACGCGCTGCTCTACGCGGACGGGGTGGTGGCTCAGCTCGACACGGTGCAACTCGACTCCGCACACGGGCCCGAATTCACCCACGCCGAAGCGCAGCTCAGCAAGTACCGTGTCCACCTGGACTGGATGGACAACGCGGCACTGTCACCGACGGTCTCCCGCGATCTCATCCACCAGATCGCCCGCGAACTTTAGGGGAGAGATCGTGACCGGCATCCACTGGGAAGAGCCCTTCTGCGGGGAAGGCAACAACTGCTTCCGCCTGGGCACCGACAACGACGGCAACGCCTACATAGCCGTCGCGGGACAAGAAGAGCGCTACCTGACAGACAGTCGCGAGGCCCTCCTCGCGCTGGTCCGGGACATTAAGGCCGGGAAAGCGGACCACCTGGTGTGAACGAGGAGGAGCGCCGACCCGCTCCCTCGGGCACGACAGGTCCCTGCCCCCCCCCAACCCTGGCGCTTCCAGGTGGAGAAGTCCCCTCTAATTGAGGTGATCGGCAAAGGCAGGTCGGCCAGACTGCCACCGTGCGACACGACGAAGAGCAGCCATTGTCCGGCGGGAACATGAGCGCCGGTGTCGTCCGGGTCGGTGATACCGTCCGGCGCCCGGCGGGACCGTGGACTCCAGCGGTGCATGCGCTGCTGGCCCATCTTCACGAGGTGGGCTTCCGGGCGGCGCCTCGGCCCCTTGGCATCGATGAGCAGGGCCGGGAGGTGTTGAGCTTTGTGAGGGGCGAGGTGATCTGGCCCGACCGGTTCGCGCTGGTGGAGACCTCGCAAGGACTGGCTCGCGTGGCGCGTCTGGTCCGGGACTTCCACGATGCCGTGGAGGGGTTCACCCCGCCGCCCGACGCCCAGTGGCAGGTGCTGATCCCCGTCGAGGGGGCTGACATCATCGCCCACCACGACCTGGCCCCCTGGAACCTCGTGGCCGAGGGGGAGGACGCGTGGGCCTTCATCGACTGGGACACCGCCGGGCCCGGTACTCGCCTCTGGGACGTCGCCTACGCAATGCGGGGCTTCATTCAGTTGTCCGCGCATCCGCATTGGCAGCGTGCCGATGCCGACAGCCGACTGCGGGTCTTCGCCGACGCCTACGGGCTTGACGAGGGCGAGCGGCGTGAGTTGGTGCCCCTGCTGGGACGCCGTACCCGGGCCATGCATGACTTCCTGCGTCAGCAGGCCGCCGAGGGCAACCAGCCGTGGGCGACGCTCTGGGCCGAAGGGCACGGCGACGCCTGGCGGAGCGACGCCGAATACATCGAACAGCGCGAAGAACAGTGGGCGCGTGCCTTGCTCGCCGGCTGAGTTCGGCGTGGTTTGAGGTGGCGGGGGCATGAGTCGTAGGGACTCGGACTCGGTTTCAGTCCGCCTTCTGGAACGTCACCTCCACGCGCCGGTTCTTGCGGCGGCCCTGCTCCGAGGTGTTGTCGGCGATCGGGTAGTCCTCGCTGTAGCCGCGTACCTGGAAGGTGATGTCCGCGCCCAGGCCGGCGGCCAGTTCGTCGTGGACCACCTCCGCGCGGTTCTTGGAGAGGGTCAGACCGTGGGCGTACGAGCCCAGGTTGTCGGTGAAGCCGAAGACCCTGACGCTCGTGGCCTTCTGGGCCTTGATCTCGTCGGCGATCGCCCGGATGCGGGAGCGGGCCTCGGGGTTGAGTTTTGAGCTGTTCTTCGGGAACAGGACTTCGGCCTGGAGCGCGAAAGTCACGCTCTCACTGGTGTCCACTCGGCGTTCCTCGCCGCCCATGTCCTCCACGACCGACATGATGTCCAGGACCTTGGATTCGGCGAGCGTGGCGCCGTCCGCCAGTTTCAGGCCGGGGCTGTTCGGGTCCACCTCTGGGGGTGGAGATGTGGTGACCGTGCCCAGGAGTGCGTTTGGGTCGTCGTCCGCGGCAGCGGGTGAACCCGTCAGGCAAAGGGTGGCCAGTACCGCCAAGGCCGTGAGAACGGTTGTTGAGGTGGAGCGACAGGTGACGGCCATGGTCACTCGCCCTCGGAGATTTCGATCGACGCCGGGGGCATCGTGCCGACTTGGAAGTTCACCTGGTTGGAACCCTCCGGAGGAGCGGGGAACTGGGCGAACCAGTCGGCCGTCTGTCCCGTGTCGACGCCTCCTCCCTCGAACTTCGTGCACAGGCAGCGCCCATCGGTGTCCCGAAGGACGAGGTACTTCTTCTTGGCCTTGCTGTCTACCAGCGACGCTCCGGCGAGAGAGGGGCCGTTCTTGATCAGCTCATTTTCGTCACCGAGCCAGTCCGCCGCGACCCAGAACTTCCCGCCGCTGTTGGTGACCGTGCCGTTCACCGTCACGAAGCCACCCTGATCACGAACTGCCGAGGTGACGGTGAGTGTGATGTCGCCGCTCTTCACTTCGGCCAGTGCGGGTTCGGCGGCCGGCGCCGGGGACTCCGTCTTCTCGTCTCCGCCACTCTGGGTTTGGCTGGGTGCCGATGAAGACGCCTTCTCGTCCGTCTTGCCGCCGTCTCCTCCCCCGCAGCCCGCCACCGTGAGGAGCAACCCGGTCGCGATCGCCACCGCGGTCACTGCCCTACGGCTCTTCATGGTGTGCCGAAACTTCATCGGTACGACTTCCTCTCACTGGACCAGATGCACAGAGAACAGCTCAGACGCGTCGGGAAAGTCGCCTGGATTGAAATGACCGGGGTCGATGGTCACGGTTTCGCCGTCACAGTCCAACTCGAAGGGATCCAGGGGATCAACGGGGGGAACGTTCTCGCAGCGCGGCTGGATGACAGCGGTCGCGTGGGCCCTGCCCTTCATGCTCTCGGTGCCTGGAATGATCGAGTTGCCGACGGTGTAGTTGGTCTGGATGTTGACCCGGAATCCGGGATATCCGTCCTGCATGACCTGCACGGCCTCGCCCTCAAGGACGGAGTCGTTGTCGGCTGCCAGTGCCTGCGCAGCGGCCTGGGCGCCATCGCCCACTGACTCGTCACCGTTCAGCCAGTCGAGCCAGTCATCGTCGTCCGCCTCGATGGCGGCGACCAAGCCGTCCACCAGTTCGTCCCGGGCGTCCTGTGCGGCCGCCAACGCCGCAGCGTCCGCCGCGGACTGGGCTCCGTTGCGGACGGACGCTGCTTGCGCGAACACGAAGAAGGCGACGGCGGCGAAGAGCAGGATTCCCGTCAGCCAGATGTAGATCGGCAGAGTCTGCCCACGGTCGCTGAGAACTCGTGCGGCGGTCAGCCGCCGGTGACGCTGGTGACCGCAGTGCGAATCGCCCCCGAGATCAGGCCGCCCAGATTGAGACTCTTGATCAGCACGAAGATCCCGGCGACGATGATCATCAGGCCGGCATACTCCACGAACCCGGCTCCCCTGTCCCGCTGCCTGCCCTGCATCCGGGAAACGACAGTCCACGTCCACCTGTTGAACCTGTCCACTGCGCCTGCCCTTCCGCCGAACGTCAATACTGACCCGGCCACCGTACGTGAAAGACGGTCTACTCCGCGTGGGTCCGGGGACCCAACTTCCCTCTGCGGTACGCCTCATCACAGCCACCACTCCCGAGCCGTACCCAGCCACTGGGCGATCGCTTCGCTCCGTGTCGTACTCTGCAGCTTTGCGAAGATGCGGTTGATGTGGTTCTTGACTGTCTTCTCGCTGATGAAACAGGTGGCGGCGATCTGCTGGTTGTTCACCCCCGCTGCGATGAGATCCATGACCTCCACCTCCCTCAAACTCAAACCGAAGTCCGGTCGGCCGTGGTCGCGGGCGGCGAGTGTCGCCACGCGGCCGAGCCGGGCATCTCGAGTTTGCCGCAAGGGTGCCACAAATGGTTGCAAATGCGAAGAGCTTTCGTTCGGTTCGTAGGAAACGCTGAGCGAATCCGCGACGTCCGGTCTCAGTACGGAGGCGTGCGGTGCCTTCGCCGCCCGTGCCATCACTCTCACCCCCCTGCCTACCGCCCGTACCGCCTCCGCCAGTTCCTCCGCCGTGAAACCCCCGTGGATCAGGTAGCCCGAAGCGCCTCTGCGCAGCGCCTGCCGCACAATCTCCGGCTCGCTGCTGTACGTCAGCATCATCACCGGGGCCAGCGAGACCAGTTGGGGAAGGGCCGTGAGGCCGTCCGTGCCGGGCATGCGTACGTCGAGCAACACCACGTCAGGCTGTACGCGCTCCGCCGCCGACACCGCCTCGGTGCCGTTCGACGCCTCCGCCACCACATCGATGTCCGGGTGGCCGCCCAGCAGTGCCGTCAGGCCTGCCCGTACGACGGGGTTGTCGTCCGCCACCAACACCCGTAGCGGCTGTGGCCATTCATCTCCGGGCATGCG
Protein-coding sequences here:
- a CDS encoding pilus assembly protein TadG-related protein; translated protein: MTAARVLSDRGQTLPIYIWLTGILLFAAVAFFVFAQAASVRNGAQSAADAAALAAAQDARDELVDGLVAAIEADDDDWLDWLNGDESVGDGAQAAAQALAADNDSVLEGEAVQVMQDGYPGFRVNIQTNYTVGNSIIPGTESMKGRAHATAVIQPRCENVPPVDPLDPFELDCDGETVTIDPGHFNPGDFPDASELFSVHLVQ
- a CDS encoding response regulator transcription factor → MPGDEWPQPLRVLVADDNPVVRAGLTALLGGHPDIDVVAEASNGTEAVSAAERVQPDVVLLDVRMPGTDGLTALPQLVSLAPVMMLTYSSEPEIVRQALRRGASGYLIHGGFTAEELAEAVRAVGRGVRVMARAAKAPHASVLRPDVADSLSVSYEPNESSSHLQPFVAPLRQTRDARLGRVATLAARDHGRPDFGLSLREVEVMDLIAAGVNNQQIAATCFISEKTVKNHINRIFAKLQSTTRSEAIAQWLGTAREWWL